A genomic segment from Candidatus Cybelea sp. encodes:
- a CDS encoding LuxR C-terminal-related transcriptional regulator: protein MARKQLASERWFAEMRALFNRAQFLAAGDVYDAAIDAGATPPYDAQLLAARVLLKRDENRAVAFLIRRPPRANARRERAEWALQLATGYARMRDFERADHHFDMAKRLVSAPADRAALAYQLARRYMLEKRLDEARRWAAEMAVDKGLAARIRHELLESFICSHEERYREEIESLMRAIKLIGKHREEHLEEWFHAVQNLALLGRELVFPEAVDLARAEVDQNIEWPPDFADQHFHALKAVGWSCALRGDLLGCFRYLRAAERTEASLAFEAMVLVDRSYFARIVGEHNWAANEVAKAEAIADRIDWNEMAGDERVGLLLLAEAMAEYNTEKAHFYLARYKSLDRIRSAVHLFAFDQRCEAFANNCEGVVRLKSGEPGAEEALRKAWVVFDRIGYDWRAGRTALRLLEATKKERWGHLAEDKLEPYPRSWLARSIAEQRKPEVPVVKLPPMQRKVLDLLCRKMSTEEIAQFLGLSPHTIRNHLKAVFRAYQVNNRAALIAEIALRGELTSS, encoded by the coding sequence ATGGCCAGAAAGCAGCTAGCCTCGGAGCGCTGGTTTGCGGAGATGCGCGCCCTCTTCAATCGGGCTCAGTTCCTTGCCGCGGGCGACGTGTACGACGCGGCGATCGACGCCGGCGCGACCCCTCCCTACGATGCGCAGCTTCTCGCCGCGCGAGTCCTGCTCAAGCGCGACGAGAACCGCGCGGTCGCATTTCTCATCCGCCGGCCGCCGCGCGCAAACGCGCGGCGCGAGCGCGCGGAGTGGGCGCTGCAGCTGGCGACCGGATACGCTCGAATGCGCGACTTCGAACGCGCCGATCATCACTTCGACATGGCCAAGCGCCTCGTCAGCGCGCCGGCAGATCGAGCGGCCCTCGCCTATCAGCTCGCGCGCCGCTACATGCTCGAAAAGCGGCTCGACGAAGCACGCCGCTGGGCCGCGGAGATGGCGGTCGACAAAGGGCTTGCCGCGCGGATCCGCCACGAGCTGCTTGAATCGTTTATCTGCAGCCACGAAGAACGCTACCGCGAAGAGATCGAGAGCTTGATGCGCGCGATCAAGCTCATCGGCAAGCATCGCGAAGAACACCTCGAAGAGTGGTTTCACGCCGTTCAGAATCTCGCGCTGCTGGGTCGCGAGCTTGTATTTCCCGAGGCCGTCGACTTGGCGCGAGCCGAAGTCGATCAGAATATTGAGTGGCCTCCGGATTTCGCCGACCAGCACTTCCACGCACTCAAAGCGGTCGGCTGGTCCTGCGCTCTGCGCGGCGATCTGCTTGGGTGTTTCCGTTATCTCCGCGCCGCCGAGCGCACCGAAGCGAGCCTGGCCTTCGAGGCAATGGTCCTGGTGGATCGCTCGTACTTCGCACGGATCGTCGGCGAACACAACTGGGCGGCCAACGAAGTCGCTAAGGCCGAGGCAATCGCCGATCGCATCGATTGGAACGAGATGGCCGGCGACGAGCGCGTCGGCCTGCTCCTGCTCGCCGAAGCCATGGCCGAGTACAACACGGAGAAGGCGCACTTCTACTTGGCGCGCTACAAGAGCCTCGACCGTATTCGCTCGGCCGTGCACCTCTTCGCGTTTGATCAACGCTGCGAGGCCTTTGCCAACAACTGTGAAGGTGTGGTCAGGCTGAAGAGCGGGGAACCGGGGGCTGAAGAGGCACTGCGCAAAGCGTGGGTCGTCTTCGATCGCATCGGCTACGACTGGCGCGCCGGCCGAACGGCGCTGCGCCTGCTGGAAGCGACCAAGAAAGAACGCTGGGGACACCTCGCCGAGGATAAGCTCGAGCCATACCCCCGCTCGTGGCTTGCACGCAGCATTGCCGAGCAGCGAAAGCCTGAGGTGCCGGTCGTGAAGCTGCCGCCGATGCAGCGTAAAGTCCTCGACTTGCTCTGCCGTAAGATGTCGACCGAAGAGATCGCGCAGTTCCTCGGCTTGAGTCCGCATACGATCCGCAACCATCTCAAGGCCGTGTTTCGTGCATACCAAGTCAACAACCGCGCGGCGCTGATCGCCGAGATCGCTTTGCGGGGCGAGCTGACCTCTTCGTAA
- a CDS encoding Na+/H+ antiporter, with translation MTAIIVVFLAIIVLVTIANRINVAYPIVLVLGGMAIGFIPGVPILPLPPDLVLVVFLPPLLYWESVTAPTSEFRAGALWIFQMAFGLVILTTIVVAVVAHSIVPGMPWGVAFVLGAIVASTDEVAFAAIADQLNVPRHIIGTIEGESLVNDATSLILYGVGIAAVVGASFSFWHAAGALAEEIVLSVLIGLAAAGLAYFAWRALKDETLQATISIVVPFISYLPAYYLGESGVLATVTTGLAVSRFSPTVLQPRAREMLTGFWVTVVFLLNAFIFTEVGIQFRSIIAGLGHYSPVQLIFWGTAVALVCIVVRLAWTFAQGLLPATNEPEHVEGKADWSHVSLLAWTGMRGGVSLAAALAIPLETAAGPFPFRDLLIFITFVVLLATLIGQGGTLPWIIRWLKIKDDGAALREERLAIVVTARAGLHCIDRLAQEGTYPPDILGIHRFRLEARLGEFTSPMAGKEASKNTALFRQSYNLIIEAERTRLIELRRLGKIDNTVLRQVQRLLDLETLEVEMLGSTGHSEIDE, from the coding sequence GTGACCGCAATCATCGTCGTCTTCCTCGCGATCATCGTGCTGGTCACGATCGCAAACCGCATCAACGTCGCCTATCCGATCGTGCTGGTGCTGGGCGGAATGGCGATCGGCTTTATCCCCGGCGTACCGATCCTTCCGCTGCCGCCGGACCTCGTGCTCGTCGTTTTCCTACCGCCGCTTCTCTACTGGGAGAGTGTGACGGCCCCGACCAGCGAGTTCCGCGCTGGGGCGCTGTGGATCTTCCAGATGGCCTTCGGCCTGGTCATCCTCACGACCATCGTCGTCGCCGTCGTCGCCCATTCGATCGTCCCCGGAATGCCGTGGGGAGTGGCATTCGTCCTGGGCGCGATCGTCGCTTCGACCGACGAGGTCGCCTTCGCGGCGATCGCCGACCAACTCAACGTCCCACGGCATATCATCGGAACGATCGAAGGCGAAAGCCTCGTCAACGACGCGACCTCACTCATCCTTTACGGAGTCGGCATTGCCGCCGTCGTCGGCGCGTCGTTCTCGTTTTGGCACGCCGCCGGCGCGCTTGCAGAAGAGATCGTCTTGTCGGTGCTGATCGGTCTGGCGGCGGCAGGGCTCGCGTACTTTGCCTGGCGCGCACTCAAAGACGAGACGCTGCAGGCGACGATCTCCATCGTCGTGCCGTTCATCTCGTACTTGCCCGCGTATTATCTCGGCGAGTCGGGCGTGCTCGCGACCGTCACCACGGGTCTGGCGGTCAGCCGCTTCTCGCCGACCGTGCTGCAGCCCCGGGCGCGCGAGATGCTTACCGGCTTCTGGGTAACGGTCGTCTTTCTGCTCAACGCCTTCATCTTCACCGAGGTCGGCATTCAGTTCCGTTCGATCATCGCCGGACTCGGTCACTACTCGCCCGTTCAACTGATCTTTTGGGGCACCGCCGTCGCGCTCGTCTGCATCGTGGTTCGGCTCGCGTGGACGTTCGCGCAAGGGCTCCTGCCGGCAACCAACGAGCCCGAACACGTCGAAGGCAAAGCCGACTGGTCGCACGTCAGTTTGCTTGCATGGACGGGCATGCGCGGCGGCGTCTCGCTCGCCGCAGCGTTGGCCATTCCGCTCGAGACGGCGGCCGGTCCATTTCCGTTTCGCGATCTGCTGATCTTCATCACGTTCGTCGTTTTGCTGGCGACGCTGATCGGGCAGGGCGGCACGCTGCCGTGGATCATACGCTGGTTGAAGATCAAAGACGACGGCGCAGCGCTGCGCGAGGAACGTCTAGCAATCGTCGTCACGGCGCGCGCGGGCCTGCACTGCATCGACCGGCTCGCCCAAGAGGGGACCTATCCACCCGACATCCTCGGGATTCATCGGTTTCGGCTGGAGGCGCGTTTGGGGGAGTTTACCTCGCCCATGGCCGGCAAAGAAGCCTCGAAAAACACCGCGCTGTTTCGCCAGTCCTACAACTTGATTATTGAAGCCGAACGAACCAGATTGATCGAGCTGCGCCGCCTTGGAAAGATCGACAATACCGTGCTGCGGCAAGTGCAGCGCCTGCTCGATTTAGAGACCCTCGAAGTCGAGATGCTCGGCTCGACCGGGCACTCCGAAATCGACGAGTGA
- a CDS encoding TonB-dependent receptor, translating into MPRRSARRVAKFLAALVVIFSLFSPIFARAQSLVLSGSLRNNAGRPVASAVVTLSDSTKRLVARSDARGRFHFTISAPGTYTLGVAASGFLRYKRLINIAGSLDVAVTLEPSTLPVIGSVMGVARTPFNSTPLAQRVFPREAYRDQGQPSVTSVLDQTPGAIVARSTAANDAAPIAPAAPLVRGGLPFETPVSLDGSLVSLPSSGSFDLALIPTYVLQEVEVLQGPGDPAGAGGGVGGALNLRTAEPTLPVRAMLEVEGDSRGGQFSDLAYDGTLPGGKFAFATMASIDGSPGSLSGTSYGVPSDALRKALLLKLRMTPDPFLTVTANFLGVNLQRALGGVDAVLFPNGSVGGLLPSLDSTQFETLRFGQIQARLDHGTDGFDAKLYGLDLANSAQSGAGGITSATQEKERGAAFVWRHQATRSLFSLSLSDSRGTAASNDVYAIPIASGSDLNLLTLRGTATLHPTDADQLDLSAEGGSLAQHAAPNGTTFNSYTWAPTAVRAGYSHSLGRELSLRAAVGASGVTPPVMALSGGPAVLQQYVGFPMRVVGFTSAVDRMERANGEDVGAEWRLHGETTTFSADWYRSNTYNAYVLESEPQSQGAMLERWFNGPPMVDEGVQFSLVQFKPVGMGFIAQMAFPRTYVSGPLPPGFYANGNLAVIPGQNVSGGAFFTAGENDVAPIRVPYAVGYGEISYKWPRGSRLSLGALYEGANNPYAAPAFVTFNSNLELSLGPKAKFQISVENLTNELDNRLPFAFQGIGVPLAAGGAGLTNANALQPRTFRFMLRQSFGGGAIYEH; encoded by the coding sequence ATGCCCAGACGTTCTGCGCGCCGGGTTGCAAAATTCCTGGCGGCGCTCGTCGTGATTTTCTCTCTCTTCTCCCCCATTTTCGCGCGTGCGCAGAGCCTCGTATTGAGCGGCAGCCTACGCAACAATGCGGGGCGGCCCGTCGCATCGGCCGTGGTCACCTTGTCCGATAGCACAAAGCGCCTGGTTGCTCGAAGCGACGCGCGCGGAAGATTCCATTTTACGATCTCTGCTCCAGGAACATATACGCTGGGCGTTGCCGCGAGCGGCTTTCTCCGCTATAAGCGCTTGATAAATATAGCGGGTTCACTCGACGTTGCGGTGACGCTCGAGCCCAGCACGCTCCCGGTCATAGGCTCGGTGATGGGCGTGGCACGCACGCCGTTCAACTCGACGCCGCTCGCGCAGCGCGTCTTTCCGCGCGAGGCCTATCGCGATCAAGGGCAGCCCTCGGTTACGAGCGTTCTCGATCAAACGCCGGGAGCTATAGTCGCACGCTCGACGGCGGCAAACGATGCGGCGCCAATCGCACCGGCAGCTCCGCTCGTTCGTGGAGGTCTACCATTCGAAACGCCGGTCTCGCTGGACGGATCGCTCGTTTCACTTCCCTCGAGCGGCAGCTTCGATCTCGCGCTCATTCCCACGTACGTTTTGCAGGAGGTCGAGGTACTGCAGGGTCCGGGCGATCCCGCCGGCGCGGGCGGCGGCGTCGGCGGAGCATTGAACTTGCGCACCGCCGAGCCGACGCTGCCGGTTCGCGCGATGCTGGAAGTCGAAGGCGATTCGCGCGGCGGACAGTTTTCGGACCTTGCGTACGACGGAACGCTTCCCGGCGGCAAGTTCGCGTTCGCGACGATGGCGTCGATCGACGGCTCTCCCGGCTCGCTGAGCGGCACGAGTTACGGAGTGCCCAGCGACGCGCTGCGTAAAGCGCTCTTGCTGAAGCTGCGAATGACGCCCGATCCCTTCCTCACCGTCACCGCGAACTTTCTGGGCGTCAACCTGCAGCGCGCGCTCGGCGGCGTCGATGCCGTTCTCTTCCCCAACGGCAGCGTCGGTGGACTGCTGCCGTCGCTCGATTCGACGCAGTTCGAAACTCTTCGCTTCGGGCAGATCCAAGCGCGGCTCGATCACGGCACCGACGGCTTCGATGCAAAACTCTACGGTCTCGATCTTGCGAACAGCGCGCAATCGGGCGCTGGGGGCATCACGTCGGCGACGCAAGAAAAGGAACGAGGCGCCGCGTTCGTTTGGCGGCACCAGGCCACGCGCAGCCTCTTCTCGCTCTCGTTGTCGGATAGCCGTGGAACCGCCGCGAGCAACGACGTCTACGCGATTCCAATCGCCTCGGGATCCGATCTCAACCTCTTGACGCTGCGCGGAACCGCAACGCTCCATCCGACCGATGCCGATCAACTCGACCTCTCGGCTGAAGGCGGCAGCCTCGCGCAGCACGCCGCTCCGAACGGAACCACGTTCAACTCCTACACGTGGGCGCCGACTGCGGTGCGCGCCGGCTACTCGCATTCGCTGGGCCGCGAACTTTCGCTGCGCGCGGCCGTCGGAGCGAGCGGGGTAACGCCGCCGGTGATGGCGCTCTCCGGCGGACCGGCGGTGCTGCAGCAATACGTCGGATTCCCAATGCGGGTCGTGGGATTCACCTCCGCCGTCGACCGCATGGAACGCGCAAACGGCGAAGACGTCGGCGCTGAGTGGCGGCTGCACGGCGAGACGACGACCTTTTCCGCCGACTGGTATCGGAGCAACACCTACAACGCCTACGTTCTCGAAAGCGAGCCGCAGAGCCAGGGGGCGATGCTCGAACGCTGGTTCAACGGACCGCCGATGGTCGACGAAGGCGTACAGTTTTCTCTCGTCCAGTTCAAGCCGGTCGGCATGGGATTCATCGCGCAGATGGCGTTTCCGCGAACGTACGTTTCCGGCCCGTTGCCGCCGGGCTTCTACGCAAACGGCAACCTCGCCGTGATTCCAGGGCAGAACGTATCGGGCGGCGCGTTCTTCACCGCCGGTGAGAACGATGTCGCTCCCATCCGCGTACCGTACGCCGTCGGCTACGGCGAGATCAGCTATAAGTGGCCGCGCGGTTCGCGTTTGTCGCTCGGCGCGTTGTATGAAGGAGCGAATAATCCGTACGCCGCGCCCGCCTTCGTCACGTTCAACTCCAATCTCGAGCTCTCATTAGGTCCCAAAGCGAAGTTTCAAATCTCGGTCGAGAACCTGACCAACGAGCTCGATAACCGCTTGCCGTTTGCCTTCCAGGGCATCGGCGTTCCGCTTGCCGCCGGCGGCGCCGGCTTGACGAACGCCAACGCACTGCAGCCGCGAACCTTTCGCTTCATGCTTCGCCAATCGTTTGGCGGCGGAGCGATCTACGAGCACTAG
- a CDS encoding carboxypeptidase-like regulatory domain-containing protein, with protein MLVAFASQSTWALAGTSGGIAGIVTDSQTGAPISDVKVKITSPSDAVTVTTDAHGHYIAFSLQPDDYTFTLEKTGYVTKTLAGYSVYADQTQRYDLTLTAGPPAAQQ; from the coding sequence TTGCTCGTTGCGTTCGCGAGCCAGTCTACGTGGGCCCTCGCCGGAACGAGCGGCGGCATTGCGGGAATCGTTACCGACTCGCAGACCGGCGCGCCGATTTCGGACGTTAAGGTGAAGATCACTTCGCCGTCGGATGCGGTCACCGTCACGACCGACGCGCACGGCCATTACATCGCCTTTTCGCTCCAGCCCGACGACTACACGTTCACGCTGGAAAAGACGGGGTACGTCACCAAGACGCTCGCCGGTTACTCGGTCTACGCCGACCAAACCCAACGATACGACCTTACCCTCACGGCGGGGCCGCCCGCGGCGCAGCAGTAA
- a CDS encoding TonB-dependent receptor — translation MLRTLRLLIGFTLFYTLTHAVGDAQTAGTLSGRVTGVSGAPLVGANVTVTPSAKLRTKTDSSGNFQIAGLSTGIYSVTVEKAGYVPRTITDIAVGASGAQVDVSMETASLSTLQQIASVSAAQRGALNTSSSSVTYLSNTIFGEQGQLQIGHVLDQVPGIISARPASANPAAPGSITSPNLRGALDYEKATLIDGHPLINGSHGDYPTMLVNSMLFDDIEVVKGPTAYAPEIDYGIGGTLNFRTGQPTPNLTESSMFGVDTTSGQYASFRISDTVANGHLGYLFGYVSYGTEGPLQSYPSTIFLPVGTNIGGYGVIEKTAPTTSGTPINGYHGVYPIKFAIGNPANAYTSLVACCQNVTSNYLVHGELAKLQYNFSSATSFSAGFIGIQGSYDGAASAFTQLDSTFAPAAGYNGRNLPFAAGQSLLLNNTTTLPDTQLLDNEPMFEADLRTTLGNDTLLARYYSAILGRITASSLTSPSSNYSTPLTLYGTALLGTSAAPMVFNGTTANVTIPTPYTNSVEHDDLHGTSFEWDHPLGTDQLSFSVDSNTALTNVYRVTGSSTNADGNLSISVPGGTRQVFTTYLLRGILNFGAKTQLTLANYYSTFDSNYAVGTTPTNDAIFQSSFTTHDDPRIGLSYRASRDVNLRLSTGSAIAPPYPALISVYNQTPAQVYTPGASSVTITRNAGGLLPETSFGYDVGGDARLAPYGILSTDLYLTNIRNQFVGVVYPSGESYQGVPVFINTNENLAQSRYTGLEATYNDDPPRGYGFTLAGALQRAYAYNVPPGFYYGPAGPYTQNLGVVSGINYFGTSTGFNGISNKSEAYSQMYAAVHRRGQYGQYLELGLTYYGSNNTYDVPAFITGTATYRQPLGASGTAIQISADNLFDANSRPYLLYGAGIAAPLANSDIGLRPIIPYGPTTLRFMLMQGFQSKAF, via the coding sequence ATGCTGCGTACACTCCGGCTTTTGATCGGCTTCACCCTTTTCTATACGTTGACGCATGCCGTCGGCGATGCGCAGACCGCCGGCACGCTGAGCGGTCGCGTGACCGGCGTGAGCGGCGCGCCGCTTGTGGGTGCAAACGTCACCGTGACGCCTTCTGCCAAGCTTCGCACGAAAACCGACTCGAGCGGCAATTTCCAGATTGCGGGGCTCTCGACGGGCATCTATTCGGTCACGGTCGAGAAAGCCGGATACGTTCCGCGTACGATCACCGACATTGCGGTCGGCGCGAGCGGCGCTCAGGTCGACGTCTCGATGGAGACCGCATCGCTTTCGACGCTGCAGCAGATCGCGTCGGTCTCAGCCGCGCAACGGGGTGCTTTGAATACGAGCTCGTCGTCGGTGACCTATCTCTCCAACACGATATTCGGCGAGCAGGGCCAGCTGCAGATCGGTCACGTGCTCGATCAAGTGCCGGGAATCATTTCGGCTCGGCCTGCGAGCGCCAACCCCGCCGCTCCCGGATCGATTACCTCGCCGAATCTTCGCGGTGCGCTCGACTACGAGAAGGCCACCCTCATCGACGGCCATCCGCTGATCAACGGATCGCACGGCGATTATCCGACGATGCTCGTGAACTCGATGCTCTTTGACGACATCGAAGTCGTCAAAGGTCCGACGGCCTACGCACCTGAGATCGATTACGGCATCGGCGGAACGCTCAACTTTCGAACCGGACAGCCGACGCCGAATCTCACCGAGAGCTCGATGTTCGGCGTCGACACCACCTCGGGGCAGTATGCGAGCTTCCGCATCTCCGACACCGTCGCCAACGGACACCTCGGCTATCTCTTCGGGTACGTAAGCTATGGTACGGAGGGCCCGCTGCAGAGCTATCCGAGCACGATCTTTCTACCCGTCGGAACGAACATCGGCGGCTACGGCGTCATCGAAAAGACGGCGCCGACGACCAGCGGCACCCCGATCAACGGCTATCACGGCGTCTATCCCATCAAGTTCGCGATCGGCAATCCGGCCAACGCCTACACGTCGCTGGTGGCCTGCTGTCAAAACGTAACTTCGAACTACCTCGTCCACGGCGAGCTGGCGAAACTGCAATATAATTTTTCGAGCGCGACCTCGTTTTCGGCGGGGTTTATCGGAATCCAGGGCAGCTACGACGGAGCTGCTTCGGCGTTCACGCAGCTCGACTCGACGTTTGCGCCGGCCGCCGGCTACAATGGACGAAATCTGCCGTTTGCCGCGGGCCAGAGCCTACTGCTGAATAACACGACGACGCTGCCCGACACGCAGCTGCTCGACAACGAACCGATGTTCGAGGCCGATCTCCGCACGACGCTCGGCAACGACACGCTCCTCGCGCGCTACTATAGCGCGATCCTCGGCAGGATCACGGCCTCCAGTCTGACGAGTCCCTCCTCGAACTACAGCACGCCGCTGACGCTCTACGGCACGGCGCTGTTGGGTACGAGCGCTGCGCCGATGGTCTTCAACGGCACAACGGCTAACGTCACGATCCCGACCCCTTACACGAACTCCGTCGAGCACGACGACCTGCACGGCACCTCGTTCGAGTGGGACCATCCGCTGGGCACCGACCAGTTGTCGTTCTCAGTCGACTCGAATACGGCGCTCACCAATGTCTACCGCGTCACCGGCAGCTCCACGAACGCCGACGGTAACCTCTCGATCTCGGTCCCCGGCGGCACGCGCCAAGTTTTTACCACCTACCTGCTGCGCGGCATCCTCAACTTCGGCGCCAAGACCCAGCTGACGCTGGCGAACTACTACAGCACTTTCGACAGCAACTACGCGGTGGGTACGACTCCGACCAACGACGCAATTTTTCAGAGCAGCTTCACGACGCACGACGATCCGCGGATCGGCCTCTCGTACCGCGCCTCGCGCGATGTGAACCTGCGCCTCTCGACCGGCTCGGCGATCGCGCCGCCCTATCCCGCGCTGATCAGCGTCTATAACCAGACTCCGGCACAGGTCTACACGCCCGGGGCGAGTTCGGTGACGATTACGAGGAACGCGGGCGGCCTCTTGCCCGAAACCTCGTTCGGCTACGACGTCGGCGGCGACGCCCGCCTCGCGCCCTACGGCATTCTCTCGACCGACCTGTACCTGACGAACATCCGCAATCAGTTCGTGGGCGTCGTCTACCCGAGCGGTGAAAGCTATCAGGGCGTCCCGGTTTTCATCAATACGAACGAGAACCTCGCGCAGAGCCGTTACACCGGCCTTGAAGCGACCTACAACGACGATCCGCCGCGCGGCTACGGCTTTACGCTCGCGGGCGCGCTGCAGCGCGCCTACGCGTACAACGTACCGCCGGGCTTCTACTATGGGCCCGCTGGTCCGTACACGCAGAACCTCGGTGTCGTCTCGGGGATCAACTACTTCGGGACCTCGACCGGGTTCAACGGCATCTCGAACAAGAGCGAGGCGTACTCACAAATGTATGCCGCGGTCCATCGGCGCGGGCAGTACGGCCAGTATCTCGAGCTCGGCCTGACGTACTATGGCTCGAATAATACGTACGACGTTCCGGCCTTCATCACCGGTACGGCGACATACCGGCAGCCGCTCGGAGCCAGCGGAACGGCGATCCAGATCTCGGCCGACAATCTCTTCGATGCCAACTCGCGCCCGTATCTGCTCTACGGGGCCGGCATCGCCGCGCCGCTGGCGAACAGCGACATCGGCCTGCGTCCGATCATACCGTACGGGCCGACCACGCTGCGCTTCATGCTGATGCAAGGCTTTCAGAGCAAAGCGTTCTAG